A DNA window from Arachis hypogaea cultivar Tifrunner chromosome 18, arahy.Tifrunner.gnm2.J5K5, whole genome shotgun sequence contains the following coding sequences:
- the LOC112771529 gene encoding uncharacterized protein: MEPEPPIQFDASSSENMGESGLPPVPLPNESTSIRSPSALFSAGSVLNDLNFSCLFIAGSVLDLNFRLMFGGSFAYVMKGVSMSLKQFILEIMASWMVTRLVNV; this comes from the exons ATGGAGCCCGAGCCACCGATTCAG TTTGACGCCAGTTCAAGTGAGAATATGGGCGAATCCGGATTGCCGCCAGTTCCTCTTCCGAATGAATCCACAAGCATCAGATCTCCGAGTGCATTGTTCAGTGCTGGTTCTGTGCTTAATGATTTAAACTTCAGctgcttgtttattgctggttctGTGCTTGATTTAAACTTCA GGCTCATGTTTGGGGGCAGTTTTGCTTATGTTATGAAGGGCGTAAGCATGTCATTGAAACAATTTATCTTAGAGATTATGGCATCATGGATGGTGACCAGGCTAGTGAATGTTTAG
- the LOC112771528 gene encoding uncharacterized protein yields the protein MDDGNADGRRGGHGGRRRARAADHDHNDHGDDDDDQHGPVGGTLEGMLELVGVSPHHGGHGGEWYGSGMGDGADQGDGGLGSGPLGDYFVSVHAHDQTLQESTPWVSPTTMFSDLLAGDGLDANFGGSHFLDEISAIMQEDDAAGRRGQTSGTQAPLDVDLNEPPTMPAPDSFALGGTPPSAYTDASHSVAGPSGEPVQPRPPEKPAPDEEEDEIKDEELLIRRGHRTRVPRRCFTGSHLFR from the coding sequence ATGGACGACGGTAACGCGGACGGTAGACGAGGAGGGCATGGAGGCAGACGGAGAGCGCGTGCTGCGGATCACGATCACAATGATCATGGTGACGACGACGACGATCAGCACGGACCTGTGGGGGGGACGCTGGAGGGCATGCTGGAGTTGGTGGGTGTTAGTCCCCATCATGGCGGGCATGGTGGAGAGTGGTACGGGTCCGGTATGGGTGATGGGGCTGACCAGGGTGATGGTGGACTTGGCTCAGGGCCGCTAGGCGATTACTTTGTTAGTGTCCACGCCCATGACCAGACACTTCAGGAGAGTACGCCATGGGTTAGCCCGACGACGATGTTTTCAGACTTGCTGGCCGGTGATGGTCTTGATGCTAACTTCGGCGGGTCACACTTCCTAGATGAGATTAGTGCCATAATGCAGGAGGATGATGCGGCCGGTCGGCGAGGTCAGACGTCGGGCACACAGGCACCTTTAGATGTCGATCTGAACGAGCCTCCTACCATGCCTGCTCCTGACTCTTTTGCATTGGGTGGTACCCCTCCTTCTGCCTATACTGATGCGTCACATTCAGTTGCTGGGCCGTCTGGGGAACCCGTCCAGCCTAGGCCACCTGAAAAGCCTGCCCCGGATGAGGAGGAGGATGAGATCAAGGACGAGGAGCTGCTTATCCGGAGAGGCCACAGGACACGGGTACCCCGTCGTTGCTTCACCGGTTCGCATCTGTTCAGATGA
- the LOC140181231 gene encoding uncharacterized protein — MTKNISECVNSILKGVRNFPVCSLVEATYGRLAELFVRKGREAEAQLGTEQQFIQHLVKCIEANLKTVRCFTVTLYDRDNSEFTVAETTLTGSFSLGSYRVSLGSQTCDCRYFQALHFLCPHALACCAYSRLTWQPYVHQVYRLSSVFSVYRMGFTPPILEGFWPPYDGPTVIPDPNKRRAREGCPRSTRIQTNMDEADPNRPKRCGLCRQPGHTRRSCPQVGGPTHTRGHQ, encoded by the coding sequence ATGACGAAAAATATTTCTGAGTGTGTTAACTCAATCCTCAAGGGGGTCAGAAACTTCCCCGTGTGCTCGCTGGTGGAGGCAACATACGGAAGGTTGGCCGAACTTTTTGTCCGCAAggggagagaggctgaggcccagCTGGGTACCGAACAACAATTCATTCAACACCTGGTGAAGTGTAtcgaggccaacttgaagacggtgaggtgcttcacggtgactttgTACGACAGGGATAACTCGGAGTTTACCGTCGCAGAGACGACTCTCACTGGTTCTTTCTCACTGGGTAGCTACAGGGTCTCACTTGGATCTCAGACTTGTGATTGCAGATACTTTCAGGCACTTCATTTCCTGTGTCCTCACGCCCTGGCATGCTGTGCCTACTCACGGCTTACTTGGCAACCGTACGTCCACCAGGTGTATCGTCTTAGTTCGGTGTTCAGTGTGTATCGGATGGGGTTCACACCTCCCATTCtggagggtttctggccaccataTGATGGGCCGACAGTGATCCCAGACCCGAACAAGAGGCGTGCGAGGGAGGGTTGTCCCAGGTCGACTCGGATACAGACCaatatggacgaggcagatccgaaCCGGCCGAAGAGATGTGGCCTCTGTCGGCAACCTGGACACACACGTCGGAGTTGCCCACAGGTCGGAGGACCAACCCATACAAGGGGACATCAGTAG